TGCTGCTTGCCAATGCCCTGAGGCTGGTCCCCAGCTCCCCACCTCCAAGTTGGCAGCACTTCCTGTGGCTGCGGAGAAGCCAGAGGAGGTGAGAGGGAGACGTGGTGTCAGTGGTGGGCCCTGTAGGCCACTGGAGGGCCTTTGGGTGGGCTCTGAGTGCGAAGAGAGGAAACACTAGGAGTCTCCCACATGGGGAAAGCTCCGTTCTGGGCAACGGGCAGAGGGTGTGGAGGGCACTTGGGTTATCTGACagcagcagggagggggaaggggtggTAAGAGGAGGCTTTGCAGATGAGGGACTCAAAGGAGTGGGAGTAAAGGCTGGAGATCATGACGACAGTGCTtcatctcccttcctccccacaggATTTCTACAGTCACAGCAACTGGGTGGAACTGGGGCGGCAGGAGCCGCATCCTCACCTCCTCTGGCCGAGGCAGGAGCTCCAGAGCCTGGCACAAGGTATGGCCGTGACCCGGGGCTTGGGGGGAACCCATAGAGCCACGTCCTGGCAGCCCACCCAGCCACTGTGTCACATCCTCAGGTCACATAGGATGTGCCATTGCTTCTTCTCTGGAATGACCTGTGAGGTCACCCAGCTCAGCCAAAGGCCAGGTCAGCTGGATAGCCTCCCCAAGGTCACCCGGGGAGACAGAGCCAGGACCAAGGTCAACAGACCTCGAGTTCTCTTTCATGTGGCTTCCTTCCCCCAACATGGGATGGAGCAACCAGGACTATCCGTCATAGTCGTCTCTTCTTTCCACCTGAACTATGACCGGAAGCTGCCTCCTGTCCGTTACAAGTTCGCCTCCTGTCCTCGGCTCACAGAGGGCTCAGTCCCCGCAGTACTGGTCCGCATGCTTCTTGGTTTCCTAGCACAGTCCCCGTCCCAAATACTTGGTCTCATCACCAGACCACCTCCAGGTGTTTGCTCAGAAAGCCTAGAAGCGTGCCCATATGCTTTGGGCAGCTGGGGGGTAAGCCCAAGTTCGGGTGGACGGGGCTAAAGACCAGTGGTGGCAGAACCGTGGACTCTAGGTTCCTGTCCTCCCTTCCAGTGGGCGATCCTACCTGCTCTGATTGTGAGGAGTTGAGCTGCCCCGGGAATTTACTGGACTTGACGCTCCTCACGTCCAGCTACTTTGGATCTCATCCCTCCAAACCGCCAGGTACCAGGTGGAAGTAAGGGGAGAAAGTCACAGCCTTTCCCCTGAGGGATTTCCATAGGGATCTCAGAACTGCAGGCCCTTGTCCCACTTCCTGTGGCATCAGCTCCTGGAAGAAGGAGGATGTCAGGAATGGGGTGGGTGGATGGAGGCCTGCTGAGGTGGCCGTGAAGGTCAGGTGGGGAAGAGCTGCTCACTCAGCTGGGAGGACTTCCCCATTATCCCACGGCAGCTTTTGGGGACTGACCAGAGAGATGAGGGGATCCATTGTACACCATGATGATGGACCCCTCCAGATTTCCTCCAGATTTGGCCTCCACAAAATGTCATCTTTCTTGCTGATCCTTTGCTGAAGAGTGAAAGGTCAGGCCAGCTCAAAAAAGGGCCTCGTTTTCTTAGGAGGCAGTGTTTTTTTTACATCCTCCCTCCAACTGTCTTTCCTCAACCCAGGGAAATGTAGCCATGGGGGCCGTTTTGACCGGAGCAGCTCCCAGCCACCACGGGGGGGCATCAACAAGGACAGCACATCCCCGGGCTTCTCTCCCCACCACATGCTTCACCTCCAGGCTGCAAAACTGGCCCTTCTGGCCTCCATCCAAGCCTTCAGCCTCCTGAGAAGCCGCCTGGGAGACAGGGGTTTCTCTAGGTGAGTGGCCTCTGTGAGATGTGCTCCCCAATGGGTAGGCGCTCTTGGGGGAGCTGAGAAGACAGGGTTTGGGGGCAAATGGACAGACCCTTCACCATATCTCCAGCTTGCTCCCCAGGCTGCTGGATATCAGCCCAGCCTCCAGCCTGAGCTTTGTCCTGGACACCACGGGCAGTATGGGTGAGGAGATCAGTGCTGCCAAAATCCAGGCTCGCCACATTGTGGAACAAAGAAGGGGCAGCCCCATGGAGCCTGCCCACTACATCCTGGTACCTTTCCATGACCCAGGTAACTGGTCTGGTGAGcagagtagaaggaaggaagtccAGAGTGAGGGGTGAATGCCACTGGTGGAAAAATGGGCCTCATGGTTCCACTTCTTTAACAAAATGGTGACACTTCCTGTGGTTGAGTCTTCACTGGCACCTGTGTGCATATCGGAAACAATCGGCACTTCTGGTGTTTCCAAAGTGGTAGCACTTTCCTTATGAGGTTAATCATGATTTGTGCTTAGGCAGGGTCCTCTGCCTCCATGCTAATCAGCCATTCTCAATTCTCACCGCTTCCTGTAGACCGAGATTGGGATGAAGATGGGGGGTTCGTGGGTGCAGGCTCCTGTGAAGCTAGTTATAATTTATTCCCTTCCCTGTTGGGCTGGAAGTCAGACGCCCTGACCTGGGTCGACCAGTCACTGTGCATCCTTAGGCTGATCATTTCACCTTTTTTTGCCTCAATTTCATTATCCATAGAATGGGTCAGTACTTGTCTTATCCTGCCTATCTCCTATGGTTGAAATGACCATCAAATAAAATACCTTTAGGACTGAGAATTAGGGATCcccggtttggcgcctgcctttggcccagggcatgagcctggagtcccaggatcgagtcccacaaagggctccctacgtggagcctgcttctccctctgcctgtgtctctgcctctctctctctctgtctctcatgaataaataagtaaaaatcttaaaaaaaaaactcagaattcCCTAAGGGTTGGTGTTGCATCCTATTTACCTGTATAAATCTAATAGCTGGCATTTAAGAGGAGCTTAACACATATTTGATGAAgctttgaataattaaaaatttagtacGTCTTATGGATCAATGCACATTCTAAGATTCACAAAATCAACTCATTTAGTTCTAATGACACCCtgaggtaagtactattatttttctggcttttctgGTGAGGAACTGAGGCCCCAGGTACTTTTTATACCTACACACCTACCCTGTAAAGGTCCACTCAGGACCACAGGAGATGCTGCCATTTTGCTCTGGAAATGAGGTCCACTTTCCCCCCAAAGGTCACtagcctctgccctgccctgtgcATATAAGTATAAGGGAATACTGTTGTTTCAATAGTCATTCACCCCTGGAGCGTAGCAGGCCTCTTGACTGGGGAGGTAGGCCTAGGCGGGGATGAGGGGATCCCTCTCCTcacttgcttcctttctccctccccaggaTTTGGCCCTGTCTTTACAACCAGTGACCCTGACAGCTTCTGGCAACAACTCAATGAGCTCCATGCCTTGGGGGGTGGAGAtgagcctgagatgtgcctgtcaGCCCTAGAggtctgcctcccccaccctccgcccctccccttcttccttcctttccagatCCCGCCACCAAGGGGAACTGGAGCCTTCCTGGGACctgcacctccctccccaccttcagAGCCTAGTGCCCCTAGCTTCCCTCCAGGGTTCCAGGGTCATATTTCCTTCAATTCTGTCCCCCCTGGTTCTACCTGTCCCCCTGCCGCTGCTGCCATTTTTAATACCAGTGCTTTCCCTTTCTGCCAGCTGGCTCTGCTGCACACACCTCCCCTCTCAGACATCTTTGTCTTCACTGATGCCTCCCCCAAGGATGCCATCCTCACCAACCGGGTGGAATCCCTGACTCAGGAACGGCGCTGCAGAGTGAGCACACTGATGGGAGACGCAGCATCACCTGCCCAGGGATACGGGGAAGCCCATGACAACCACCTCATAATGAGGATCACGCCACGCTCTGGTGGCTGAACCAACTTTGGCAAGGGGTGGGACAAGAAGACAATGAGTATAACGTTTGCAGATCCCTTGTCTGATCTGAATTCATATTTGAATCTGTCTCCAACAAACCATTCAAAGAACTGGAGATCTAGTTGCTAATAATCCACTATGTGGGTGACATAGGGTGACAGTTACAAGGGAAAAGCAACTACTAAGTGAAGGCCTAGGGGCTGTGTCAATGGGAGACCCTGCCGTAGAGTCAGAGGCTGACAGAGACCTTACCATTAGTCATCAGCTCCATAGTGCACTTGCACAGGAGACCCCCAATTCTGATAGTAGACGGCACTGGGAGTACTCAAGTACTGGCCTCTCTTTTGGGCACAGGTGACATTCTTCGTGACTGAAGACCCACTGAGGGTTCAGGGCCGAGCTCGGCGTGAGGTCTTGTCCCCTCTGCGTTTTGAGCCATATGAAGCCGTGGCCCTGGCCTCAGGAGGAGAGGTCATCTTCACCAAAGACCAGCACATTCAGGATGTGGCGGCCATTGTTGGGGACAGCATGGCAGACCTGGTGAGTATGGTGGCCAGAGGGACTAGTGCTTCCAGCTGAGAACTAAGGGCATGGGCGACAtggcctttctctttctcctaggTTAGTGGTTTAACACAGCTGTGTTGCCTCAGCAGTTAGAAGGGTGGGAAAGGAAGTTTATCTCCCTCTGAGATCCATGGCCCCCCACCTTCCACATTGCTCCTTCGGTAGTAGTACTGCCCCGTCCCCCAACCTTGGCCTCCAGGAATCTGTCCTCGGGGCTACCACAGGAAGTCCTGCCATCTTGTAAGGAGGGACAAGAAGCGATTGCCTCACCCTTAATCCCTTGCCTCCACTTTGTCATTTACTGTAACTTCATCCCTGGTCCTGTGCCCCTCTCTTTCACCGTAGCCCTTCACGTGTGACTTCGTTTCTTTCTGTCTCCACCTTTctcctgtctttgttttttgccTTATCTGTGTTCACTGCCTTATCTTCTCCTTCATTCTTTGGTTCTGCACATCCCTCAAGGTTACCCTTCCCCTGGAACCTCCTGTTGTGGTGTCTGGGAGGCCATTTGGCTTCAGTGTGGATGCGCTGCTCCAGAGGGTCACAGTTCGGATCCATGGGGAGGTCAGCAGCTTCTGGATCAGGAGCCCAGCAGGTACACCCACGAGTGTGACTTGAGGCAGTGGGAAGGATGGAGAGTGAAGGGTGAACTACTAAGGGACAGGAATCATCTCATGTGCCAATCTTGCTCTCCCACTGCCATCAGGAGTCTCCCAGGGCCAGGAGGAAGGCGAAGGGCCTCTAGGTCACACGCGCCGCTTTGGGCAGTTCTGGATAGTTACCATGAATGACCCCCCACAGCCAGGGACCTGGGAGATCCAGGTCATAGCGGAGGGCATGCCCCGGGTTAGGGTGCAAGGTAAGGAGGGAGATATTCCTGGGAAGGGAGGACAAGGCTGCAGAGCTCAGAGAGCACTGTCAGTGACATTTGTTTTGGCAAGGTCTCTGATTGCCTTGGCCCTCCTCAGCCCAGACAGCCCTGGACTTCCTCTTCTACTTTGGAATTCCCATGGATGAAGGCCCCCACCCTGGCCTCTACCCCCTGGCTCAGCCAGTAGCAGGTAcatctgtccccccacccctactTTCCCATTATCCCATCTATTTAGCTATGAaattctgtatttaactttttattgagTTACGGCTTACATATACAGAAGTAACTAACTGAAGTAAACAGCTGGATTTCATAATGCACCCATGTAACCATTCCTCTCTCAGTTCAAGATTTAGAACATTTCAGGCATCCCAGAATCTTTCTTCACCCTGCCCAACAATGTCACTCAGAGGTAGCACCCTTTCTCCATCCATACTCCCAGGGGTAACCCCTGTTTCCAAAACCATTCATCCTTTTCTCCCCATGACCGAATCTCCTGTGGACCAtcatcctcccctcccaccccctgtcCCAGGCCTCCAGACCCAGCTGCTGGTAGAGGTGACAGGGCTGGGTTTCAGAGGTGACCCCAGAGATCTTCGGTCGCATTTCTCCCATGTCGTCCTTCGAGGGATTCCAGAAGGGGCTGAGCGGGGCCGGGTGCCCCTGGAACCCATGGGACCACGGGAGCGAGGTCTCCTGGCCGCCTCACTGCCACCCGCACTTCTGTCCACCACGGGCCCCTTCTCTCTGGAGTTGATCGGCCAGGATGGAGAGGGGCATGGCCTGCACCGAGTggccccccagccctgcaccGTGGTCCCAGTCCTTCTGGAGGTGAGATGCCAGAGGAAGGTGCGGGTGGGGCCAGAGGGAGCTGCAGCAGCTCTCCCCTAACCCGCCCTCCTCTGCAGCTCAGCAGCTCCCCAGGGTCCCTGGCCCCCGGCAGCAAGGCCCCACTTAGCCTCCATATTGCCAGCTTCTCAGGCCCTCAGGATCTGGACCTTAGGACATCTGTCAACCCCAGGTTCCCTCTCACCTTCAACCTCTCCAGGTACAACCCCCGAACCCTCCTGCTCAGTTCTGGCCCACCTTTTGGTCCCTCCCGCTCCCCCTCGCATGGTGGCCTGGTGCTTTAAGCCCCACCTACACGGCCTCCTCCCAGGGGCATTCAGATTCTCACCTGGCCTGAGACCCTGGGCTCTCAGCTCTTCAGAGCCTGGGCCTTCAGCCCACTGTGTGTCCACTCAACAGGGTTCGCCTGGAACCGAATGAGTCTGTGTGGGGCCACCTGTGGTTGGAGGTCCCGGACTCAGCCGCCCCAGACTCCGTGGTAATGGTGACTGTGACTGCGACAGGTCGAGAAGGCAGCCTAGTGCCCCCGACCCATGCCTTCCTCTGGCTTCTGGTGCTGGCTCCGGCCCCGCAGGTGAGGTACCCCCACTTCCCATTGCAGGCCAGGCAGGGTAAGGGGAGGGTGTTGTGGGCTTAATTTGGGTAGAGACAGCCTGACaacctctctccccttctccccaggaCCCACTGGCTGCCACTGCCCACTCATCTGGCCCCATCCTCCACTCGACCAGCTCTGTGTCCACTTTGGTGACTCGGGGAAGGGCTGCAGGAGGGCGGATAGGCAACTGCTGGTGGGGCACAGTTGGAGGAGTACTGCTCCTGCTAGGCTTGGCCTCCTGGTAACACTACAACCCCTAGAGGAACGGGTCTCCAGTGCTATTTTCAATCTTATCCCATTGCTGAGAAGGTGACATGGGCCTCTGGCCCCCACCTCTCCCAGATGGGATGAAGGTTTTCCTTCTCATGCACTTGTCCCTCTCTTCCTTAGTGAGATTGAGATAGAGAGCCATGGATTCTCCCATAGTACACTTTCTCTAACTCTGGTGGGAACCAAAGCAAACACTCCTTTTTGGAGAAAGTTGGTTCCTATTTCTCCgtagcatctctttttttttttttttaattttttttttttaatttatttatgatagtcacacacagagagagagagaggcagagacacaggcagagggagaagcaggctccatgcaccgggagcccgacgtgggattcgatcccgggtctccaggatcgcgccctgggccaaaggcaggcgctaaaccgctgtgccacccagggatcccgcatctcTTTACTCCATTATTTATTCATGCTTTCCCAAGCtcaggaaaaggaaagatgtATGGGGAGGAAACTAAAGTTGGGAGTGGGGTTTATGTATAGAATTGTTCTTATTTGAAATTCTGAAGAagctcctattttatttttgtatttaaatttgaaGGACAGTTTCAGTAAACATATCTGCCCTAGAGAGAGATTCCAAAGAGAGATCATTTATGGATATGGGGACATATCAGGGAGATCAACCTATCAGGGAGAGGAAAGATGAAATGGAAGTTTTCAGTTGCTGAGAAGAAACTTTATACCAAGATGTTTGGACTTCAGTTGGCCCATCACCTGGAGCCATTTATCTGTTAGGTCAAGAGGCAGAATAAGGAGACTGGGGGCTCAGGCCCAggcctcccaccaccaccaccacctcaccAAATGAGGAAACCCAGAGGAACCTTTAGACACGGGTTGGGCCCCCCCGCATCTTGGGGCAGCCAAGCTGGACGGTCTCCCCTTTTGGCTGaatgcctgccttctgcctggacAGCTcctggagaagaggagagaaaccGTGGGCATCTGTGCTCCCCGCTCCACTAGGGGGCCAGGCTCCGCCCTCCTGCCACCCCCTACAGCCTACCTGTTGCTGCCAGAGGTTCTGCTTCCTTGGCCTTCCCTTCCAGCCCTGGGCAGCATGGAAATCAGCCTTATTTAAGGGATGTGAGGAGAactgggagggaggggtgggtgggatttactttttcctcttaaaCCAGTGTTGATCCTAGGTCCCCTCTCTACCCCCACTTCCCAAAAATCTAAGCAAAAACAATAAACTCACCTTCTCCTGAACCAGACTCCGCAAACACATGGTCATCTTTTGAATCTGGGCTAACTGGGGGCCATGAGGCTCTGAATGTAAATCTGCTAGGAAATTCTAAAGGAGGAGTTGGAGGCTGACAACATGGTGAAAACTTGAGGTCCATCTGCTACTCTTCTGACACCACAGGTCATATTTCTTCTCCATCGGGATTCCCTTATCTCAGTAGCCCTCAAGGCAGGTGGGAAAAATCCCCCACTCTCCACTCCCATCTCTTTAACAATCCAGTTCCTCCATCCCCCTCAAACAGCACAGTacccttttccttattttttatggaTCCTCCCTGTCTAGTCCTGATCCATTGGAATGATCCAGGCCACTCCCCCATCTCAATGGAGTGATCCTAACCATGTCCCTCTGAATGGAATGCAGACCAGCCTCCTCCAATCCCGACAATGAACACCAACCTAATACTTGGTGGCATCCAGTCATTACAGTGCTTCCAATTCATGATCCCTGCCCATTAACTCTTGCCTTCCCATGGTGGTGTCTGCCGTGTCTGCATCTCCCTGCTCCCCCACACCGCACATCAGCCCCGTACCTCACCAAGAGCCCCTAGATGCAGCTGCTGTTGCTGTGCCTCCCTCAAACGGCCCTCAAACCAGGCCTGGCCATGCTCCAGCAGCTCCAGCCCCTGCCACAGGGCATCCTGCTCCCTCTCCAGAGCCTGCATCCTCTGCAGCTGGGAAGGCAAGAAGCAGAGGCTGACTTGCTCCACAGCAGGGCTCTGGGCCGTGGCACTTCCTCTCAACTCTTGGTTGGGTTCACTGGTCACTGAGTGTGAGCCCAGACTAACCACTGAGCACCTGGAAGGCAAGGGGAAGCAGGGGGGAAGACAGGGGCCCTCAAAATTGGCTGGAAATGGACAGATCTAGGCAGTGGGTTTCTCTGGGGCCTCTTGCTGGACTAATACTCACCCAGAGGAAGAAGCTCCGGGCCCCTGGGTCCTGGCGGCTTGTCCTGAGTGGTAGCAGCATAACTGTGTAGGGAGCACAGACGAGGGGCAGCCCATTGGGACCCTGGCTCCCCATGGCTCTGGAGTGGGAAGAGTGGAGCCACGCCCAGTGGCATGCAGGGCTgggccctccccttccctcctgtgCCCATCCTACCTTGTTTTTCAGCCTCTCAGAGCCTTTCCTGCCATGTCTGAGGCTGGGGTGTTCCTACTTAAGGGGAAAGATCATCTCTGTTGGGGCGTAATCTCTTCCTTCTCATCTGCTTTTGTAGGGTCTGTTAAAACAGCTGTGGCTGGTTCTCATGAAGTCCCCCTGGGTGGAACCCAAGGGTCTCCCTACAGCATAgttattgtgtgtgtatgtgtatgtgttgaagttgatttgtttttagtaatctctaaacctaacatgaggcttgaacccaTGGccgcaagatcaagagtcacacatgaGGTGTGGCTTAGTGGTCCATGtccctgtgtttttatttttattattttttaaagattttatttattcatgagagacacagagcaagagagagcaagtgagggatccctgggtggcacagcggtttggcgcccgcctttggctcagggtgtgatcctggagacccgggatcgaatcccacgtcaggctcctggtgcatggagtctgcttctccctctgcctatgtctctgcctctctctctctctgtgtgtgactatcataaattaaaaaaaaaaaaaaaaaaaagagagagagagagagaaaaaggcagagacacaggcagagggagaagtaggctccatggagggagcctgacgtgggactcaatcctgggactccaggatcacaacctgggcagaagacagtgctaaaccgctgagccacccgggctacccatgTCCCTGTATTTTTAATGAGGCAGGGCAGGACCCTCTGGATGCAGACTGCTGCTTGATGTTTcatctcatttctcttcttttgttttgtattagCTGGGTTAAAGAAACAATAACATTCTCTGAAGTCAACTTTATTCCCAACATGGAACAAAATTTCCAGGAAAACAGAACTGTGGGTCCGAGGGAGATGAGGAAACAGCTAGAGTGTATGCAGCAGGGCCAAGGAAGGGGTCTCAGAGGATGGCAGTGCCAGCAGGCAGCACTTCCTGACTCATGAAAAGGTCCAGGTCCAAGTTGGGATCTTCCAAATCCAGCTTCAGAAATTTATCCACTAACATCTGGCAACTGATGGGAAAGAGGACAGTGGGATTTATTTATGGCAGAATAGAAAACTGAGTCCCCAGGCAGTAGGAGAGAGGCTGcggcccagggccccaggacaaTTTAGGGATTTTGGGAACAAATCATGGGTGTTTGAAGGGCAAAGAGGCTGTCTGGGGTCCTGAAAGGGGAGAAGAGCTGcagaacattctggaaagaaCCAAGACACTGGGCCACACACTCACTTTTCCATTTGCTTCTCCTTTAGCAACTCCTTGACAGGCTTGATGGGTTTCCCACTGCGGATCAAATCTGAGACCTAGTGataagaagggggtgggggtggggaaggtgggTAAGAGAACCAGAAATAAGGATCAGAAGTCCCATGGACCCAGAAACCCAGGCCCCTGAGAGGAGCAGGGACAATAGTAGGGAGCCCTGATGGAGGGTTTGACCTCTGGATCTCACCTCCTTGCCACGAGTAAGGAGTTGGTCAGGAAGTCCAGCCTGGGCAGCTGTGTGGGAGGCATGGCTGGCCTTGGCCAAACCGTCACACACCTGATAGAAGAAAACGAGGTCGTCCCCATCCTCACAGGTCTCCATGGTCTTAAAAGAGACAGAAGGGGACAGAGTATCATCAATCACTCTGCATCTGGCCCTGAAACCCTTGGCCAATCCCTgtggagagcgagagagaggaagGATGCAGTATTGTGCTCCGGGCACCCCCGTTCTAATGGAGGAGTCTGTTTTGGATTCTGGCAACTGCTCCTCTGAGGGATCCCTAGAGAGCTGGATAGGTATCCTTACCAAATATTGCACAAGGGGTCCCTGTGGCAGCAGCTGGAGCTGAACAAGGCTCAGAAAGTTGGTGGCCACAAAGATGTGGGGGCACGTGGGTCCAAGTGCCAGCCAGTGTCGAAGCACGGCAGCTAGGAGTGCCAACCCGTCCACCTGCGCACAGGGCAGGCATCAGGGTACTGAAGCACAGGCAACCCCGTGTTCACCTGTCCACCTGCCCTAGCCGACCCCATCTTGcacttctctgtttcttttctgccCACACACACCCACTCCTCTCCTGTGGCCCAGCGTCACCCTCACGCCCCTTTGTCCTCCTCTCCTTGGCTTCTCCTCAGTTTGTCTCCTCACCGTGTTAGTTCCCTTTCCAAATTCATCAATGAGGACCAGGGACTGCTTGGTGGCATTGTTTACTGCCTTCGCTACCTGCTGGGCACCGGGTGGAAAGGGAGAGTTTCAGTAGTACTCAAGGCCTGTAAGGAACCCGCTGACCACAGTCTGCCTGTGAGGGAAGCCGCTGTATGTGTGTCCACCCGTCTGGACTGGCGAGACTCGTTTTGTGCATCCCTTCTTTGCCAACAATGCCTCATGCAGAGCAAAGGTTCAGTAAAGTTTTCTGGTATTGATTCTCCCAGTCTCTGAACTCGGTGCTCCCTGCCCCTAATGGAGAAGCATGCAGCAGAGGGAATGTTTTTTGGTTCTGATCGTTTTTCAAGGATAGAGTTCCTTCCTCGTTAACACCCTCCCCCAGTCCCACCCCCCTTTGCTCCCTTTGACCTGGTTGAGGTCGATCATGAAGGTGGAGAGGCCCAGTGAGATGGATTCACAGCTATGGATTCGCGTGAAGATGGCATCTACAGCTCCAATTTCGGCTTCCTCTGCTGGCACAAAGCTGCCCACCAGGGCCATGA
The Canis aureus isolate CA01 chromosome 7, VMU_Caureus_v.1.0, whole genome shotgun sequence genome window above contains:
- the VWA7 gene encoding von Willebrand factor A domain-containing protein 7 isoform X1, yielding MLPTDVPLSHLSTSLLLLLLLQLLHPASSFFPNVWSLLAAPGSVTHQDLTEEAALNVTLQLFLEQPPPGRPPLHLEDFLGRTLLADDLFAAYFGPGFPSRRFRAALGEVSRANAAQDFLPTSKNDPDLHFDAERLGQGRTRLAGALREALVAARALDHTLARRRLGAALHALQDFYSHSNWVELGRQEPHPHLLWPRQELQSLAQVGDPTCSDCEELSCPGNLLDLTLLTSSYFGSHPSKPPGKCSHGGRFDRSSSQPPRGGINKDSTSPGFSPHHMLHLQAAKLALLASIQAFSLLRSRLGDRGFSSLLPRLLDISPASSLSFVLDTTGSMGEEISAAKIQARHIVEQRRGSPMEPAHYILVPFHDPGFGPVFTTSDPDSFWQQLNELHALGGGDEPEMCLSALELALLHTPPLSDIFVFTDASPKDAILTNRVESLTQERRCRVTFFVTEDPLRVQGRARREVLSPLRFEPYEAVALASGGEVIFTKDQHIQDVAAIVGDSMADLVTLPLEPPVVVSGRPFGFSVDALLQRVTVRIHGEVSSFWIRSPAGVSQGQEEGEGPLGHTRRFGQFWIVTMNDPPQPGTWEIQVIAEGMPRVRVQAQTALDFLFYFGIPMDEGPHPGLYPLAQPVAGLQTQLLVEVTGLGFRGDPRDLRSHFSHVVLRGIPEGAERGRVPLEPMGPRERGLLAASLPPALLSTTGPFSLELIGQDGEGHGLHRVAPQPCTVVPVLLELSSSPGSLAPGSKAPLSLHIASFSGPQDLDLRTSVNPRFPLTFNLSRVRLEPNESVWGHLWLEVPDSAAPDSVVMVTVTATGREGSLVPPTHAFLWLLVLAPAPQDPLAATAHSSGPILHSTSSVSTLVTRGRAAGGRIGNCWWGTVGGVLLLLGLASW
- the VWA7 gene encoding von Willebrand factor A domain-containing protein 7 isoform X2; the encoded protein is MLPTDVPLSHLSTSLLLLLLLQLLHPASSFFPNVWSLLAAPGSVTHQDLTEEAALNVTLQLFLEQPPPGRPPLHLEDFLGRTLLADDLFAAYFGPGFPSRRFRAALGEVSRANAAQDFLPTSKNDPDLHFDAERLGQGRTRLAGALREALVAARALDHTLARRRLGAALHALQDFYSHSNWVELGRQEPHPHLLWPRQELQSLAQVGDPTCSDCEELSCPGNLLDLTLLTSSYFGSHPSKPPGKCSHGGRFDRSSSQPPRGGINKDSTSPGFSPHHMLHLQAAKLALLASIQAFSLLRSRLGDRGFSRLLDISPASSLSFVLDTTGSMGEEISAAKIQARHIVEQRRGSPMEPAHYILVPFHDPGFGPVFTTSDPDSFWQQLNELHALGGGDEPEMCLSALELALLHTPPLSDIFVFTDASPKDAILTNRVESLTQERRCRVTFFVTEDPLRVQGRARREVLSPLRFEPYEAVALASGGEVIFTKDQHIQDVAAIVGDSMADLVTLPLEPPVVVSGRPFGFSVDALLQRVTVRIHGEVSSFWIRSPAGVSQGQEEGEGPLGHTRRFGQFWIVTMNDPPQPGTWEIQVIAEGMPRVRVQAQTALDFLFYFGIPMDEGPHPGLYPLAQPVAGLQTQLLVEVTGLGFRGDPRDLRSHFSHVVLRGIPEGAERGRVPLEPMGPRERGLLAASLPPALLSTTGPFSLELIGQDGEGHGLHRVAPQPCTVVPVLLELSSSPGSLAPGSKAPLSLHIASFSGPQDLDLRTSVNPRFPLTFNLSRVRLEPNESVWGHLWLEVPDSAAPDSVVMVTVTATGREGSLVPPTHAFLWLLVLAPAPQDPLAATAHSSGPILHSTSSVSTLVTRGRAAGGRIGNCWWGTVGGVLLLLGLASW
- the VWA7 gene encoding von Willebrand factor A domain-containing protein 7 isoform X3, translated to MLPTDVPLSHLSTSLLLLLLLQLLHPASSFFPNVWSLLAAPGSVTHQDLTEEAALNVTLQLFLEQPPPGRPPLHLEDFLGRTLLADDLFAAYFGPGFPSRRFRAALGEVSRANAAQDFLPTSKNDPDLHFDAERLGQGRTRLAGALREALVAARALDHTLARRRLGAALHALQDFYSHSNWVELGRQEPHPHLLWPRQELQSLAQVGDPTCSDCEELSCPGNLLDLTLLTSSYFGSHPSKPPGKCSHGGRFDRSSSQPPRGGINKDSTSPGFSPHHMLHLQAAKLALLASIQAFSLLRSRLGDRGFSSLLPRLLDISPASSLSFVLDTTGSMGEEISAAKIQARHIVEQRRGSPMEPAHYILVPFHDPGFGPVFTTSDPDSFWQQLNELHALGGGDEPEMCLSALELALLHTPPLSDIFVFTDASPKDAILTNRVESLTQERRCRVTFFVTEDPLRVQGRARREVLSPLRFEPYEAVALASGGEVIFTKDQHIQDVAAIVGDSMADLVTLPLEPPVVVSGRPFGFSVDALLQRVTVRIHGEVSSFWIRSPAGVSQGQEEGEGPLGHTRRFGQFWIVTMNDPPQPGTWEIQVIAEGMPRVRVQAQTALDFLFYFGIPMDEGPHPGLYPLAQPVAEGAERGRVPLEPMGPRERGLLAASLPPALLSTTGPFSLELIGQDGEGHGLHRVAPQPCTVVPVLLELSSSPGSLAPGSKAPLSLHIASFSGPQDLDLRTSVNPRFPLTFNLSRVRLEPNESVWGHLWLEVPDSAAPDSVVMVTVTATGREGSLVPPTHAFLWLLVLAPAPQDPLAATAHSSGPILHSTSSVSTLVTRGRAAGGRIGNCWWGTVGGVLLLLGLASW